The Ptychodera flava strain L36383 chromosome 7, AS_Pfla_20210202, whole genome shotgun sequence DNA window TAAATCTGGATTGAAATATATCTTACAACTGTGATGGATATGTTTCACCTTTTTATATGATATAGGTCGGTATgtttttttcttgaattttgtcGGAGATATTCTTGGAAAACTTTTCAGGAAAATTACTAAAGGCCATTATAccctttttctatatttttagcTCAAACACAAATACTTTTTTCCGTTGAAAATGTCAGCGGTCGTTAGTACCGACACATTCGTGACTAGAATGATGTAATAGGTGAATTCGTCGTTTCCGATTACCTGCCGAATGAATACGGCGTTTCCGATTCGCTCCGAGTGCATGTATATACCCCTAGGGCAATATTGCCATCAAGGCAATGGATTTCAAATATTACCTAAGATACATACTTAAAAATATCATCTGAAGACACCCATTCTCAGAAGAGAATAAAAAAGATACCTACATTTACATAGAATAAGAAGCACTGAATTTCTGTGTACAGAATCTTTCTCGAGGGAAAGTAGTGAGAACTGCTTGATTAGCTGACCTTGGCAAGCGACTGTTTTCCGATTTTTCAACAAGCGCTTCGTATTCTCTGTTTCTGGACAATATAACATTCTCACCGCCCTGCAATGGCAAATCTGACTAAGCTATGCTGATGAAGCGGCCGGGACGTCACACACGATCATAGCGGATTTGCTTTGAAAATCGCCTACCATGCTTTGAAGATAGTTTACCATGTCAAGCTGTTCAATTCAGAAATAACCCCCTCCCCGCCCTGCAATTTCTGAAGGCATTCACTTCATGACCTTTATTAGATCAATTGCCTTACAAAAACAGGCTCATATTATCAAAATACGGATTTGAAAACTTCCTGAAGATAAGTCAATAGTTTATCTTAATTAGAAAAGCCCGCAGGGGATCACGCCTCGAACGTTGAGACACTTCTGATCTATATTCAGGACTGTAGTGGAAATCATGCTGATTTCATAGTGTAATCTCGGTACGATGATTCTTGACTGGTCTCTGCAATAGTTTCGCTTGCACAATAAtacttgttagtccccacggacaccgtccggggggacttataggtttggtcatgtccgtgcgtgcgtgcgtccgtgcgtgcgtccgtgcgtccgtccgtccgttcacgcagatatctcagacatgcccagttcaatttctttcaaactttgcacaaggatagtaccctaccccatacagatgcacgtcgatttgtttcacaatgcgatcaaatttggccgtgttagaggactttttagttttcacctccatagactcccatgtataaggcagtccatagactcccatgtataaggcagtccatagactcccatgtataaggcagtccatagactcccatgtataaggcagtccatagactcccatgtataaggccgtccatagactcccatgtataaggccaagaaaaataataatttagtttctcagcgtattcatattgcaaaaaggatgcagtgacacagtttttagtccccacagatgaagtccagggggcttatagattgggtcatgtccgtccatgagtccatccgtgagtccatccgttcacgcagatatctcagatattttgaaaaaatgtcacatgaccttggtgacctttgacctcaaatatacatatttgtccataactcagtaaccacaagtgctacacccttcatatggtatgatgggacagcttatgacgccacatattgtacctcattaattatgcgcatatctaattttgagcgagccaatagagctagaggtctgatttttggtatatagggataacttagcaatacaatttttttttcaaaatgtcacgtgacctcggtgacctttgacctcaaatatacatatttgtccataactcagtaaccacaagtgctacacccttcatgtatggtatgatgggacagcttatgacgccacatattgtacctcatatttatgcgcatatctaattttgagcaagccaatagagctagaggtctgatttttggtatatagggataacttagcaatacaatttttttgacaaaatgtcatgtgacctcagtgacctttgaccttaaatatacatatttgtccataactcagtaaccacaagtgctacacccttcatatatggtatggtgggacaccttatgacgccacatattgtacctcattaattatgtgcatatctaattttgagcgagccaatagagctagaggtctgatttttggtatatagggataacttagcaatacaattattgtgacaaaatgtcacatgacctcgatgacctttgacctcaaatatacatatttgtccataactcagtaaccacaagtggtacacccttcatatatggtatgatgggagaccttatgatgcttcatactgtacctcattaattatgcatatatctaattctgagcaaacccatagagctggatgtctgtcatacatatgcacatagatttgttctgtgatacgatccaataaggccgccatgtggccattttattacgattttttcatgtcctgaactacagctcagacatgtatcaagcgaatttattcaaaagtatttttatcacagacctaatgaagaggactctatcctctctgaggacctgtaatcaaagtacccattaacaagtggggactgtgtcatcaacgatgacttgttttattatAGTTTGCAGTGGGCCGAGTTAAAGGCTGTGTGGGACGTTCCTTGGACGAGGCCACCTCAAAGTTAATGTTCGCGTCCCCCGTtaccgatttattcaaatttaaatgCTAATCAACATAATTCAAAGTGTTGTAAAGAGTTAAACGACGACGTCTTGCTTCGAATTCCGTTGTTATGTTAGCGATACGAATTACAAATTGATggaagacagtgaaaattttcaaaatattttgatgatgaCGACGTTTCCGTGAGGGTAGATACGAACAGCCAACTACAGTGCTGGTAAAAATTGTTTCTGTGTTTGAGTAGGCttgtttaaaaattaaaaaattatcgATTAGATAACTGAATTTCATTAAGCATTTATATCTAGTCAAGGATTTCCTTCCGCCAATTCGATCAACTTTTGGTTATAGTCGGTAACGCTCagtttttaattgtaaaaaacgTGCTCTTCGACCAGCCCAAGTTCAAGTCGGACAGGGAGCTAGTCTGTTAAAGACTAACTAATAATCAAGTGTTGCGATCATATTCTGTGCCTTTAGGAATATAAAAAGTAATTGAAAAAAGTTTCAATATTGCTTGGTCAATACTGTGAACTCCTTGTATGAAATCCTTTGATATTGTCAGTATTTATCGACACGTATTTGCGTATTGAGGACAAAAACCTGTCAGTGAAAAACTTTCAACTGTTTTGACCGACACTACAGCGAAACTGACCCTCTGACTGACTGAACAGGTCGATGCGATGGATggttggatgaatgaatggcAGAATGAAACACAAGCAAGACAAAAACGATGcagtaaatatttcattaaatgGTACTGCAATGCGCTCAATGGTCTATATGTGCAACCACCTTCATGTGCACAGTGAACTGGAACATGTCAGGATACAACGGTAGAGGATGAGTATACAAGCATGGTTCACCTCTTGATGTAAAGTGGGCCACAGAATCTTGAACGATGTTGCGAAGAATTCGGAAACTGCATCCGTGTATACATAGAGATGGTTGGATATATATAGACGACTGAGGGATCTGCAGATGAAGATAAGCAGTTAGTTGACTGAATCCACGACTATACACGTATCACGGGATCAAACTTACTCAGGCTAAAATAGCAAACTTTTAGTGTACAGAATCTCTGTGACTACATCTATGAAGGTGAATAGGGGCATTTTATGTAACGAATAGTTGGCTCTATCAATAAAGACATTAACAGTCACTCAGAACTTCTGGATCAGACCGCGGGGATGACACTGATAACCAAGATATGTATTCAGCTTTGAGGTGATTATTATTAACTATTAATAACTATAGAGGAAATCTCAATGCAAATAGTGAGGTAACTTACAAGTTCCCCGGCCTCATCAACGAATTCATAACATTATCGGCGAATCATAAGCGCACTCCTTATACGGTTACCCGATGTGGGATTTCAGTGGGAATGTTACAGTCGGCCACTGAACTGCTGAACGGCTTTTTATAGAGAGGGTGCACTCGTGAGTGCTGGCGTCTTTGTCGGGTGGTTTGGCGCCGCAGGTGGCAATTTCGAAATTCTAACACGGTGTGAGGTTAACTCACAGAAGCAAACATTTGAGGGACTTTTTCGAAAACAACAAGCACGAAGGGCTTACACGAACAATATCCCGTTGGGTTTGCAAGGCATATAGCCAAGTGTTAACTTTCCATGGATATAAATTGCAACTTTCGAGTATTTTCCAGCAGGCATAACAAAGGATACATATTTTTCCTTTTCCAGAATTCCACGCCTAGTTCTTCACACTCATACCGTGTCGTGAAAGAAACCCTAGCATAAATGTCAGCGTAGACAACAGATTGCATGTCCTCCAAACATCTAGAATCCTTGACGTAAAAATGCAGCTATGTCGTCGAGTCGGTTTAGCGGCAAGAACCCAAGTAACAGCGGGTTCGAGTGATGTATGAAAACACAAATTAGGTGCAATACTTTCTGTCCCGGGGTCTTTGGggacattttgagaaaaacgaATTCaaggtatgtgtgtgtgtctttgatGTAAACCCAGCCTAGGGTAGCGAAGGGACAACACTGCACAAAGTTAATGAAAGTAATGGTTCTGCACAAAACATTACTCTACTTGAAATTTTCCGAAATGAAAGATATATCCTGAGAACATCTTGGTTCACAAGAAAATCCGCCACAAATAAGCCACCCAAAGACCTAAGGGATATCAAACAGtgtgaaaatatgagagtttgagAAAATATATTGCGTCCTTGCCATAAACATCCCCGCTTTGTCACAAAGCGATGCACTCTGGTCGCAAAGTATGAGAGTTAAACAAAATACAAGTAAAATTGATGACTTTTTATGAAGATGATCTTAACATTACAGCCTCTGCTGAGATAGCATTTTAAGTAAATTATCGTTATTTGGAAACTGTACAAAATAGTTAGCAATGAAATGAATTTACAACGTTAGAGTAACAGTATATCATGgtatatgtatttatttcttgtaTCAAGTTCAAGGAAAACTATGGGCATCTGTCcggaaaatgaaagaaaatggtcGCCCGGCAGTCATATTGGATGGTCATATTGCATCACAAAGACGGAACATTGCGAACCTGAATGACGCACAGTGCGCGCCGTACATCATGGTCTTTTCATATACAAAGGAAATAGTGAGTCTAAAATAATGCAACCATATAGACAAACATTATCGTGAAATACACCGTTAACGATACCATGGCAACACAATTGATGGCAAATAAAATCAATGAGCTTCTAGCCCGTCTAAAATTACAGCGAAGCGCCATATTTCACCTGAATTCCACAAGCCCGCCTTAGGCCCTAAAATATCCATCcaacagaccgacagacagatacagagacaaattatctttcatgtgAGAACGCGGGAGCTGACACACTCCCCACATTATACTATATTAACAGAAGAAAAAGCTCACGTCATTGCGCGTTGGCTCAAACTCGTTCATATTAATTCTTGTCGTTAATTGTACGAACAAGATTAATGACTAATGATCTCCCATGTTGATCCCTTATAGATATTTGCTAGTTACCCTTTACCGGTACACAACATGTAAAGTATGCACAGGAAAACTCGAAGTGCCGCAATCACGAAACCCGTGGATTAACTGAAGTACAGTTTCCAAAGCTACTATTGCTGGaaatcattgtttatttcaAGTAATACAAGTTTCATGTGAAGGCCAGGCAAGGACTCTGAATGACCTGTAGTTGCTGAACATGTAAGGCAACATTTTAATTATCATAAAAGCGCGGGAGCAGAAGTTTGTTTCAATGAATAGTCGAAGTGATCCTagtgcgccttggggacagatatttggactctcaatttttttaccattcttttctgatctacctcttgtgggcgatcattttaaaattcttggagtaagaaaaaattaCACCGTCTTaggttttcgaaaatcaaaaattctattttttcctatagagttaacacagggatggcggatggcggccattttgaatttaaatataggtaaatgtcaggtaatttgtttctctagtctCAATGTTTGCCCGGTGAGTCgatgaccctgatttttatttttgatttagcaagaaaatgtttgaaagtttcattttgaggaaagtatgatcaaaagttttaatctttcactttcgaggcctATACTGGACACCATGGCTGATGAAATTTATGGTTGTACGGTTTTGAGGCGATGCGAATGTGTAAATCTTTTTTTCTATACTCAAACTCACTGAAAACCTATTACCAAATCGAAAGATATATGTAGTATGCTTTCTGACACGAGTTTATTTTGGTACCATTTCAGACGGTGCGCCCATGTGGTACCCCCGGGTTCGATTATTTTCACAACGTTTTGCTAAACGTTGCTAGGATTATGCTTAAAAGACATCACTCATTATTCTCGTGTAATAACGGACTTCATTCAAACTACGCAAGGCCACAGCACGTCTTATGCGCCGAAAACCCCTATGTTGGCGTCTTACACATTTTCACCGTCCTACCTGCACAGTGCAGGTCAGGTAAATGCAAATATGATACCCCAGCGTCGTCGTTGAATAGTCACGTGACTTCCTTTGAAGGTGTCTATTTCAAAGATGGCTTTGAGCAAGTGGCTCATTACAACCTCGGAAACGAAAGAGTGAAGAAAAGCTCTCGTAACGGCCTGCAAATTTATCTCAAATGCTAGAAAACATACTATTGTTTTGGCTTTCTCCGTCATAAGGTAAGCCTGATTGTAAATTTCATAATAACGCTGACTTAGTTTATGGTTTCTGAAGTGACTTCCAAGATTTTTATGAATTGGCAGTATTTGGAATTATTTAGAGTTGTATTTTAGAATTATACAGCGCCGTGGTAACACATTGTGGGTATCTTCTCATACATTTTGCGGACTAATTTTGAAACTAGTGAACACATTGTACTTTTAATTACTGCCTCGAAAACTctaaaatttatttgttttcccGACTTAGCAACCGAGAGAGTGGACGTCACGGCAattaaagttcatttaatattagGAAATATACTCTTCTTTTCCCAAAAAACTTCgacattacttttaaatttgtcttcattatgaGAAAGCCCAGCGAAATAtgagaataaaatataaaacttcAACATTCGACGTACATATTTATCTTCGTCAGTGTTAACTGTAGTCGAATTCTTACGTTTTATCTTTCACCCAAGAATGCCAAATGCTGACATCCTGAATAAGGCGTGTGTAGCAAATGTTAAACATGTTAAACAACGTTTACtttgttcaaatgtttatataatAGTCGCTTTAGGAAAATAACAGCCCGATTTGTAAGGACTGTCTCGACAAGTtgaattttctcattatttttcgAGATGTTGCATGGAAGGCAGGAGGGTTAGTATCTGCAGTTAGTGTAGCGAGGAGAAAAAGAACACAGATTGTATGATTGTAAAAATTACACCTCAAGACGATGATAAAAAAAGaataaagggacaaagtcgctctttttagctttctttcatgaatttttttatatgaaaagaaGTTTGCGTTGTCTGACTTTTcgaaacatgttgaaatactggtCGACTGTTTAAAACTTCAACCCCGATTGCAACCAGACAAgattaaatattcattgaaatattttatggtCCGTACCAAAATACATGTtccatcatagacagtagagtttCACTACCGTCTGTGGTTTCATGCACAATTCTCACCTTGCACGGCTGAACATATATTGCTACATAAAATTTGGACCTTATGCAAGCCTTTGTTAAGAAATCTTAATTGACGGTGCCTTTCATATAGATAAGGAtggcactgtaaaaatagcggacgctagacgcgtctttacgcgttcaaaatgtacatgtcggtgttcaaatttgaacggctagtgttcatattgttaacactagtgttcatattattaacaatgatgttctaaacctgaacacgtagtgttaacaactatctccttcaagtgttcaaaaactcagcatcacagaaattttacaatactatgAAACAAttacaatcttttgtgttttttactttacaatggctatattaactttactaatgcctcgctgtccggcatacgtacacggatttcggtgtaacgaatttcacaataagtggaaaattattccggtctacaattgctgaaagcatgttttttctaaaaaaggaagtataaaaaataattttacacgtttattacgggttgaaattttgaaattttgaaaagaaaatcaaaaaaaccactatgaacgttttaattttaacatcggcgtgcagaggcgttctacttcttaacacttggtgttcaagtttggtgcatttttcttatcccatgatgcatcaaaacggaagttgcgacatttttcttgtaagcgcacgctgaagtcgtgatcgtgcgaaagcaagaccagaaagggtaagttttctctccaaaatattaaaaggtattggattttgaagcatctgtattattatccttcgaaattaattgtattgtactttgaaaaagcttaactacgtgaagaaacctttatttctttcagtggctggtggaccatacactagctgtgaatacgcagcagtgtttttggccatggggtatcgatcgcactcgggtcaagggtcatcactggagcgatgacccttgacccgagcgcgatcgatatgccacattaccgctgcgtaatcacagctaacacatgtcttttagtaaccacaatcgcatgtaaatttaaaactttagttaaacatcgaagaatattgttttagcatatgagagttggctttgcttttacttttcatcagttgatgacacgaagaagccaatattttgtaacattgacgaaaagaggcactgtatacaaaagtcaccccttttccttaacctaataaggccaaattgtctttcatttgaagtctcatgtcgccatattatctattgttgcattattttcaggatgtgaaaagttggatgaacgtgaaatcgaagagttattacagaagatattggtacagaaattgaagagtatgagtgtacagatagctgtctggaaacaagcttgagaacctcagttcatctctgatgtagatttgaactttcgagggttagtaactgaattgataagtttctgtattttttttctgaatttatctgagctatgtccagaacgctatgattaactaaatgttactgtgaataagctttcaaatacttgtagtcgcccttatcagatgcaatggtggaatgaagaattaaagcagaaagccacagaaaattcacagtaaaaaatttacactctaaatttcggaattttctgaaatttccactctgaattttctgtcgctttctgcttcaaatcttcattgcaccctggcatctgatgaaggagacttcacgtctttgaaggcttatgccagtaacatttagttgatcatagcctgctaccaaactttgattattttatattttagatcaagacgtcttttgttctcggtttgttactgatttagctttgctgttaaggacgtagaccttatatcataggtgaatgtgtggcatcatcctcaaatgtttacatcccaagcgttttcttcaaaacggccagtacgattcatttaatatttggagtacaggtttccggggattttcctaatcatatatgtacaagttatgatgaaatacacaaaattgtatttttgagacattaaagacatttcagacatttttaagacataaggattatcaaaatgtgatatattcaagtaagccaaatttttagctttttcaaacagatgttttcgttacgtttttgcaagtatgaacatataacgtaatccacaataagtaaaacctgttttgtcactactttgttcatattgtttgaaaacgatctacagtgtttatggggattttcttttgtttatgttttgataggaaggtgttaattagcgttggtgttttcctctgacaaactttacaaagtggccatatggccactttgtaaagtttgtcagaggaaaacaccaacggtgtttatgtgcccaattgacactaaataattgtattttactaaaggaatttttgtgtatttttaaataaaataattttactgaatataagtggtctgttttgttatttccaggcttgaacaccccatgaacgcgcaaaattaaagtgttcaacaagtgcatatcatgtgttctaacctttaacacacttatcgttgaacggcgtccatgcgttcaaaaagtgttacagccctttgaacgcgtaaatgcgttcaattttttgaacgcatttcatgtgcaacgtgtgttcagatatggtacacatggtgttcaatataatgtctgatgaacacgaagtgttcaaatctgcacacgtgtgttaaaaaattgaacattggttgaacacgtagtgttaaatttctgaacgtctagacgcgttcaaaaagtgttacaaaaaggcgtttaattggtgttctatcctttaacacttaactttacagtgagGATGGCagctttcattacatttgtggCAAATTGAATTTTCGTTTGTCATATTAAAGCATAAACCCTTTTTAGGGTCAAGGATTAAAGCACGAAGAAAtaggaaaaaaacattttgtgtaATGTTCACAAAAAAATAACGTTTGCATTCAGTAAAGgggtaatttttgacacttATGCAGCTTTGTGCCGTCGTCATTTTGTACCCTGGGTGACTTTTATGcatgttttcttgatatcatCAAAGGTCAAAAAGAGCGACTTTATCCCGTTAAAGGGTTTGTAGCTgtacattttgtgatttttttgttcacTATTGAATTTGTGATATCAACTGCAATCACTTGTTCTGACtttccaaaagcatgttgaagtTGATATACACAGAATTCCACTCGCTATTGAACCTGATTAAGTGTAAACTGCAGCGAtattattgacaagtgaatGCTGGTCCTGACTAAaatccaaatgtaaaaaaataacagtgcattttgttGTATACACACTGTTGACAAGCTAAGATAGTGGGCAAtgtaacatgctttggggagtagaacaagaagttGTAATTGACATACTGAAAAAAgtggaaagatcatcaaacagaaAGGGACCATTCCAGAGCATATGAAACATACTTGTTTACGCTCGCTCACTTTCTTTACATCGTAATGTGTATCCATCACAGAAATCGACgctggaaaaaaacaaaaaaattctttcactgAAGACGAGGAAAAGACGacattctgttttgtttttcctgCAGGTAGGGCTTTATTTCCCTTTCATTTTGTGCGTATGCGCAGTCGATGGCCTGCATTGCCAATTGATGAATTGTTCGGTAACGGTTGCGACAGCGACTTTGTCGTCGATCGAGTGGGCTCACTCTATGTCTTGGCAAAGAGGCATATTTATTCCATTAAGATCTTTGGCCAAGAAAACTAAAAAGCTTGTTTTTCATCCTAgatatattgcaaaaatgatgcggtgacgcgggtttTTTGCTTCTCATTTTtgtattcttcaaccaacaagaacgcacaaaaaaacatgaaaacaacataggaatgcacgcggagataaatgcacagcagtgttgctttagtatttttgtatagcaccagtcctgtggtttgacttttagtgcagcaatgcacagttatgACAGCtaaatataacagtgacatatgtgtacagttctgaatggaatgttagtgtcagatattttgtttacagttctgttttatacagcacagTGTTATGCACCGTCGTCGCCTATTTTTGcgctttttctttccttttatttcctcatgagcagacaaacaggttgacgcggcgggtcGAAATTGACGCGtgcaaggatgagaaacaaacttttaatttcTTTGGCCTTTGCTTTTATCTGTTTGTATTTCATGCAAGCCTCATACAATCCTTCTATGGTTATTTCATCTTGCTGTCAAAGTGGTAAAACCACCCTCAACTGCCGCCAGAAAACGTATTTGTGATACTAACTTTAACGGTAAAACACACCTTTAAAGATTATGATGTTCCTCCATTTTGATTTGCAATGCCgttatatttgtaaagtttattTGAATTTAGAAACCTTTTCACCAATGATTTGTCCCTTTTTTCAGAGGTTTTACTGATGTGACTACCAAAACACCTATTAACACCAAGCCATCAAACAGAAACATTTGTTTCGCATCTGTGTTTTGGCAGTTATCGAAAGGTTCattattacaagttttgaacattttcgtAGGTCACACAGTACGAACAATGGCGTCCAACGACAGCGACACAACGGGAATACCGAACTCTACCATTCTTGCGTCCGTCGAGCCTACCGGAAACGAACCATGGTTGCCGAAACTAACCGACCACGTCCTCTTCTCGGAGCAAGTCTGGGTCAAGTTCATCTACGGCTCTGTCGCCGTGACTGGTATCGTCGGAAACTCCGTTGTCATAGCTACGATTCTGAAAAACAGATTCCTTAAAATTAATACCTATTACTTCATACTTAGTTTGGCTTTAGCTGATGTGATGGCGTGCGTCACTTTAATACCGGTCAAGGTTTTCCCTATGTCGTACGTACCGTCTGGTTTTGGCGGCGAAATTTTGTGTCGTCTTGTGGTATCTGAGGTTCTTATGTGGTCGAGTGTCGCATCGTCAGGTTTCCATCTAGGGGCGATAGCTTTGGAGAAATACATCGCTATCGTTCATCCTTATAAATACATAAATGTCACAAGAAAGAGaacactcatttgcatattcacgCTGTGGTCCCTCGCGATAGCTTCTGAAACGTATCTGGCCTTCATCTATGAGTATGATGACGCGCACTGTATCATCGGCCTGACGAATACGAAGAGGATGTACGTGAAAATTAGCGCCATCGCacaatttttcttcttttttctggCTCCAACCAGCCTCATGTTTTTCAGTTATGTTAAAATGTTTCGTGCCTTGAACGTCGAGGATCAAATTATTCGCTCGACGACCGGCCCCAGCTATGAAATGGAGCGGGAGAAGTTCATCGCTCGCAAGAATGTCGTCAAGATGTTGGCAACGGTCGTCGTCACGTTCTTTTGTTGCCACCTGGCCAATCAGGTGTACTGGTTCGGTTACAACGTTGGCTTGGCGGTTGACCTAGCCGGCGTCCCGTACAATATCACCGTCATGCTGTCTTTTGCAAATTCGTGCATGAATCCATTCATATATGCCATCAAATATCGCAAGTTTCGCGATGGAATGCGATACCTGTTCTGTAACTCCGTGTCCTCAGTTGCGCAGTCAGGAATTCCAAGTGTAGACATTATGTAGAGCTTCATTAACTTTTGATGCATTTTCCCGTTTTTGTAGAGTAAGTTTTCTCTTTCCGCTTCTGTTCAACTCATCAAGAACGGTATCTACCACTGTGATCTTCGATGTtcgtattaaggtagtatgcgcctcgaaagtgaaagatttaaaccttttgctcgaactttcctcaatgaaattttcaactataccAAGTCAAGgattaaaatcaggggtcacc harbors:
- the LOC139136849 gene encoding neuropeptides capa receptor-like, coding for MASNDSDTTGIPNSTILASVEPTGNEPWLPKLTDHVLFSEQVWVKFIYGSVAVTGIVGNSVVIATILKNRFLKINTYYFILSLALADVMACVTLIPVKVFPMSYVPSGFGGEILCRLVVSEVLMWSSVASSGFHLGAIALEKYIAIVHPYKYINVTRKRTLICIFTLWSLAIASETYLAFIYEYDDAHCIIGLTNTKRMYVKISAIAQFFFFFLAPTSLMFFSYVKMFRALNVEDQIIRSTTGPSYEMEREKFIARKNVVKMLATVVVTFFCCHLANQVYWFGYNVGLAVDLAGVPYNITVMLSFANSCMNPFIYAIKYRKFRDGMRYLFCNSVSSVAQSGIPSVDIM